The segment AAGTGGTGGACAAGATCTTTTTCAAAAAATTACATGGATTCTTGGTTCTATTTTTATGGCAGGCGCTATGGTTCTTTCTCTTATGAAATCATCAGAATATAAAAAATTTAAATACCTAGCTCCTTCTAAAGTAATAATTCAAGCAGAAAATCAACAAATTCCCGCAGCGCAAGATTCTGAACAAAGTAACTAAATAGCTGGGGATTAAAAAAGGCATCGAGTGATTATTCACTTTATTAATTTTTTGGGAAAATCTGCTATAAATAGCTGCACTACAACAGGAGAGTTTACGCTCTTTTTGTTTGAAGCGATAAAAGCCTTTTTGACTTCAAAACTTAAGCTATCCAAAACATTCGCTCAAATGAATCGAATCGGCGTTGAATCTCTCAGTATCGTTGTTCTCACTGGTCTATTTACCGGCATGGTTCTTGCATTACAAACATATATTGGCTTTCAACGTGTGGGTGGTGAACAATTTATTGGCGCTATTGTAGCGCTAGGTCTTATTCGTGAGCTTGGGCCTGTTCTTACAGCTCTTATGGTAACAGGTCGTGCAGGATCAGCCATAACTGCTGAAATTGGTAC is part of the Candidatus Babeliales bacterium genome and harbors:
- the secG gene encoding preprotein translocase subunit SecG, with protein sequence MLYEFLLTLYLIDCFFLVLIILMQKGKSGLGLGGLGGGAQMLFGGSGGQDLFQKITWILGSIFMAGAMVLSLMKSSEYKKFKYLAPSKVIIQAENQQIPAAQDSEQSN